The DNA sequence GATATTTTCATCTGTGGTGCATTCTTTTACATAGCTATATTAGTTTTTGATCCTTTCTCTCCATCTTACTACTGAGAATAGTTTCTGTGGTTAGAATGAAACTGGAATTGAAATAGGATACACCATCATCAAATTCGAGGATGGAATCAAAGATTGATTACTTTATGAAACCAATCACACTGGTAAGTCTTAACCAGTTGTTTTCAAGATTATGATTGGTGGAAAGTGATGAAAATATACCTTATAAAAAGACCACTCGTATGGTTAGACAACAATGAATCTGAGTTTCTTCATTATTAGAAGGTCACTCAGTCTAAACACTCTCCATCCCTTGAATACATTGagacaataatatatttttattgattacaaagccaatctaaatttttatttataaattatattttaaattgatgTGTTAAGTTGACCTGTCTGTTCATGTgtaagaaaattgaaaataatgcCTGCTTAACATTGGTTCACTGAGTTGCTTGTTAGTGTGTGTATCCAATCCCTAAATTGCGATAATTAAGCTTGAACGATTTATATAACTTTTTGGATGTCATCCACTTGGTTCAGGTATATAGTATTTCTTAGAGGGTTTTAATTCTATGGCCATGCAAAAGTGTGCAATTGCTGATATACCCCTTACAAAATTGGTATTTGCTCTTATAACCTCACAGATCTCATTTTTTGATGATATGTCACTATGTTTTGTATTCCCCCTGATGCCACCAAATAGATGGTCATGAAGATAGGAAATGACTAAATTTAGCTTGCTAAAATACCCTTGTCATTATTGTTAAAATCCCTATTAACGACCGGCGGTGAGTGACGATAAGTTTATACAAGGGGAAAAACTATGCTGGCATTTGaaaaaattccatttttgctGGGTGTGTGAACAAATGCCCACTTTTGCATCGCTATATAGTGGAATTTCTCTGCAACACTTGCTTTGATTTAatgttatatttgttttgtttccttGGGAGAAATATTTTTGGATATGTTATATTTGTTTAGTTTCCTAGGAAGAAATATCTTTGGATACATCCATTGGTATTTGGTTTCATGGGCAAAGATTATTGTAGGGTTTTTTGAGTTTTGAACAGAAGTACTGTTTAGATGAGGGTGGGCTTCAAATTCACTAAAACCTAGTTTCCATTGGATAATTGAAGTTCTGATTGAATTTTATAGTGCAGTTGTCATCAAGAAGTTAagaatattgtttaaattaatgaaCTATGACCAACAAGTAAACTAGATAGGCCTGAAGCAGTTTATTGAATACTTTGATTGCAAACTACAAATGAGAGGCTTagtcatccttcttcttcttcttaaactCAAAACAAACAACTAGCTAAGAGGCAAGTGGCATATAATTCtttatccttttgtttttctttttgatctgAGATGATTATTTATAGCTTGATTGAGCTCAATATTGGCTATTCATCTGTGTTTCAATGATTAAGTTTTAAGAGGACCTCTTCCCAGGTGTTAGCATTTAGTTGGTGATATTAGGAGTTCCTTCAACCCAGTATCTGGTTCGTGACCCAGTTTGGGTGTTTGGTTAGAAAGGGATGCAAATCCAGTTTCAGTTCTTAAATGTGGGATTTAGAAGATGTACCTTAAACCATACATtagaaagtttttaaaaaaatccgtTGTACATGCAGAACATAATCAATATTAtggaaaaacataaaacaatatagttttttatttttggtagtaAGGAATATGCAAAGAATTTCTGCTGAACTTGTAAAGAAAACACACACAAGTGTTTTACATTAGGAAGGTACTAGTACTTAGTCAGTTGGCTTGAAGACCTTTCTTTCACTTGAACAATTTAAGGATTTCTAGGTCTAAAGCAAGCTCTGATACTAACCCTAATAGATCTAAATCATCCCACAATCATAATATGACTTTTTAATCAAAGTCCTAGCCATAATGCCAGCCAACACCTTCTCTCTCAAGAAACTTATGAATGGATTATCGCTCTGTTGAAGCGTTCCTAAAACATAAGCAGTAGTGACAAGATCGAAGCCCCTCCATTTCCTCTCTGCAACATACTTCTCCAACCCTGACCTAATCCTAACATGCTCTTCTTTTGCACCTTCATTGTTATCTTCCTTGAAAGCTTCAGCCAAGCACCTTGCAAGCACAACACCATCCTCCAATGCTGAACAGCCTCCTTGACCTAGATCTGGTGTCATCGGATGCAACGCATCACCAGCCACAGTAACATTTCCTTTACATACGTTCCCCCAAAGAAGCTCCAATGGCCACCTGAATCGTAGTGGGGAGGATACTAGACCACTCATGTCGCTTCTCTCAACGACTTCTATGAAATTTTGTGGGACATTTGCTTCTTTCATCTTGGTTATCACAAATTGCCTCATCTTTGTTGCATCCTTCTCCATTTCATTGTCTGACAAATCAGGAGGggaaaaaatgagttttgtgtTGTAATGTATTAAATGTAATGTGTGAACATTCTAGGACTAATACCgatttcggttttgttttttgtaCTATGATGCAATGTTCTTATCCGTATACTTCTATCCTTTTATTCAGTTTAGGCCTGGAGCTTGATGCCATCTCTTGTGTGACACGTTGGCTGTTAATAgggtttaaaatattatttttcatgtggCCAGAACACATTTATCTGATTATGGTATGCCTTGTTGgagatatattttatatactttggCATGCGTATTTGAATATGTTCTTGTTTGTTGTGTATTCATGTTGCTGAGCTGGGACACTTTTGCTGCAGCAACAACATGAAGTACTTTTAAGCACTCATGTCAAGTGACTTGGCATAATTCTTAATCTTAGTTAACAAACAATATGCCACATAGAAgggaaaaaaagtttttaagtctcattaaacatttaaaagtatgaaaataaacatcaggcaatatatatataagtaaatatgtCAAGTAGAGCTTGCCTTTTGATGATGAAAACCAAGTGAAGAACCAATAGATGCTTTTCTCATCACAAGGCAATGTCCCAGCTCGGAAACCTTCTCCAAAGTATTGAACAAACTCAGGGCTAAAGCCATGGCCATCAGGAAAATTAGTAAAGCCTCTGGTGGCTGACCGCCCGGCAAAGGATGGCTTCTTGAGTCCCAACCATCTAGATACTACTGAATTCACTCCATCACAACCAATCAACACCTGTCTTACCAACAAAAAAGGATGATGAATTGAGTACTTTGTAactagaataagaaaatgattGCAAGGTGGCAAGTTTCAAGTTTTCCCTCCATTTCTTGTTGCTTTGTTTGTATTAATAGCTTCAGTTGTCAGATTGGAAAAGCGTCACAATGTCAGAGTTGTTGCTTACTTTTCGTTTGTTTATTTTGCTAATATTGATATTTTCATCACTTTGTTTCAACTAATAATGATATTTTGGTGTCTTAGATTTGATCATTTCGATTTCATGTTAGCCATATGCGTCACAATGCCAGAGTTGTTGCTTacttttcatttgtttattttgctaATATTGATATTTTCATCACTTTGTGATGactaataatgatatttttggtGTCTTAGATTTGATCATTTCGATTTCATGTTAGCCATATGTGTTTCGATGTTTTCAGTAGTCAATAGGGAACAACAGAAATGATAGAAGAACATCACagataaatttattgaaacaaTCAAGAGATTACTAATTTTTCAtccatttgttttattattattgatatttatataacttgatTTTCAGCAATTAGTTTTCCTATTCGGATTATGGACCTTTCTTTCATTGATTAGTTTTCCTGACACTGGCATGCAGTTACCcttgttttaattgatttgatttcatgTTAAATATACAGATACAATCAATTTCAGCAGTGAATAAGAGCTGCAAAAATGAAAGAACAACAATGACAGAGATATTCTATAAACAAATACACAGAAACAATCAAGATTAGTGATTTTTCACCCATTTGTTTCCTTAACATTGGGGCTTGCATAACTTAGTTCTAATCGATTTGTTTTTCTATCAGATTCAATATACAATAGTTTTTAGTATGGACTAGAGATCCACAAAATCGGAGTTAACAGATAGAGTGAAACATTCAACAAATTATGAACCTCTTGTCATATAGTTTTACTGTATCTGGTATTCAGATAACTTATCTATTATCATGTAGATCTCAGGTTCAAAATTTATAGATAGTGTAATTTTCATGATGGATCAAAGAACTGTgaagatgaaaacaaaacaatggtAGGACATTCCACAAATAAATGTTCTGAAACAATCCATTAGTTTCATTAATACTGATATTTGTATGCCTTAGTTTTCATCAATTTGCTTTTCAGTCAGATATATGGATACTATATAGTTTTCCATTGTTAATAGAGAACAAAACAAGGATCAATTACTAAGTTCTTACCGGTTGCTTTAACttattttcatcaatttgtTTCCTTGTGACATATACAGGGGTCATGAATTTTCATGATAGGAAATCAGACACATACACTGAAATAATCTAAGAGATTGCAAGCTTTTCATTCGTAAGCTCTACTGATTCTCTTATGCAGATATATTTTCTTGTTAGATATGCATGCCAATATTTCGAAGTTTGGAATGCAGAACTACTAGCAGAGATactttataaacaaatatgccAACTTGTTATTATAGGACTAGTAacttttcattcattaattGTTATCGATAATTAGAAATCACATTACCTTAGTTTTCAATATAGAGCCATCTGCTAAGTGTAAGACTTTCAAGTTCCCAGATTCCTCAATCAATACGACCTTTGATGAGTATCTAATTGTATCACTTGGAAGTTCTTTCGCAAGTGTTTCTAACAGCAAATCCCTCCTCACATTCCGAATTTCAATCCCTTCACTGCAATTTTCATAAACTTTGCAAATAGTCAGTAACTTTCTGTCTTTCTCCATCAGCTATAGTCAAAAGTTTAAGCTTGCATTTTATTAGAGGTATTAAGTTTTTCTCATGATTAGATAAACAACTTACCTTGGTTTGATTGGTCTTTTAGAAGTAATTGCCCCACTTGATGCAGAATAAATAGCCAATCTGAAGATAAACGAAAGAATACGAAGatgatgaacatatatatatatatatataacccataTAAAGTAACAATCTGAGATCAAGATATACAAGTTAATAATCTTAGTTAAGTTGTTACCCTTCCAGTCGAATATGATGCCGGCGGAGCTCGTCTCCGATGCCAAGTGCATCCAATGCTTTCCAGGCATTTGTCCATGTTGTGAAGGCAAATCCTGCAGCTCTCAAAACCTCTGATGATTCCAACACCACACTCCTTACTCCtttcctgtatatatatatataagaactcCATGAActcaagcatatatatatatatatatacatggtaGGGTTCTAAAGCTAATgatatatttctttattgtaATTACCTGTAAAGTCCTAGTGCAGTTGCAAGGCCAGCAAGGCCAGCACCAACAATAACTATATCTTCAATGGCTTCCATTAAATTAGAAGTTTATAGGTTGATTATAATAAGGGCTGTCATattgatgcatatatataaggTATGAAAGAAGAGTGAGGTCAGTGCTGATGAAGTTGATAgagtttgtttttgtctttacTCTCTACATATATCTCTTTTAAAGAGATGCAATTGGTGCCACCAAAAGTCATACTTGATAACATGTGGTCAAGATGCGCAGCTGTTTATTCTTTCATTTGTacttaaggaaaaaaaaaaaaggtttaagaCGGCTAAGgtgtgaagaattcaagatGCATTCTTCCTAAACATGAATATTTTcaagtgaagaagaaaaactagAATCATTATTAAAGTTATAATGAATATTTCCCATTACATAAAAATTGCATTGTGTGAAATTTGAGATTAAATACAGAAAAaatgcatttaattaattttttatcgataataaaaaaaaattggatatagTACCATAATTGTGTCTAaaaggcattttttttttattcaacctACTCTTCATGGGAATTTAGAGTATatggttaatttattttttattttttaaatcctattgtattattttttttagttttatttttattttaaaatgatatttttgtgtttttgtttcttaaaaatctattttttcttaagaaaaatatttgactTATTGGCCACCATTATGTATATTGTCTATAAATCTCTCATAATTATAACTATAataaccaatattttttttttagtttcttaaATTATCAACAGATTTTCTGAGCCACAATATTCAAAGTCTACATAGTAACTTAGATAAAGTGTACATACATTAAAGtataatatttagattttttttatgctgtaaaaatttatttttatatattttatcaaataatttgaGGAAAATTCTTATATACTAATAGTacacattttgaaaaaacaTATGGCCGacaaaatagtaataatactACCGGTCAGCTGAATGTGGTCTAAATAATACTAAAATGATATTAGGGAGGGGTacaaatggaataaaaaaatagtggtCCTACTTTAACAATTACAATGAATTCAAAAAGTGATAATTagtctaaattttataatatctgCATGTGGtctaaataatactaataatagtaataatataaatgatattatagAGCAGGGGTCAAGCTTCAACCAACTCAAACTCAGTTTGAATAATTGGtgccaataataaaatatatataaaaacatgtttattaattatataatataaaatataattatttaaatttgatatttacatCCATATTTTACTCAAATAAACACATACTAACCAACACTTGTGTAGTCTGGTTGTAAAAGACATGTAACAGTGTATGGGCAAATGCAAGTTCGAAATTTTATGCTCGTAGTAGTGTTCATAGTATTATTATGAAGCCTGGTATTATTCATGGTAATGTTTAAATAGGTTCTGGTAGACGAGTAGATCTTCTTTGAAAGGGGATTACATTACATGGTATCAAGATTTATTAGCTTGGTATGGTTCTTGTATATTTTCTACACATGCACATGGTGGATTTTCATTACTTTATGCAGGGCATGACTGAGTAATAAGTTTTTAGGGGTTGATAAGCTACTGTAACTGGTGCATTTTTGTACCTACTTGTCTTTTTACAAACCCTTAAGTGATGGGCACTTGTGacctattatttaaatatatatatatattaatcaaaagtatataataaaaaataactgtAGTTATTCAAGCGTTTAAACACAACATGCATAAGTCAAATTGATCAACTTGGATTAATACTCAAATCAGTGTCATTATCACTTTCACatctttttttctaaattttgtgAATTGAGGAAGGATTGTATAAAACTATAATATCACATTAAATTTTATCCCATTCCAATTAGAAATTGCCACTTGAAGGTTTCTAATCAAATATGATTTCCAAATGACTTAGATGTCAATTTGGCATCACATTATCATCAAGGTCATTCGTTTTTtcataaacttcaaattcaaatccttatattcaaacaatttaaaaaaaaaatatataaaaccctattaaaattttgaaaatgttaaACCCAAATACAAACTCTATgccaaaaattctaaaattcttaatcttaaattttagtttttacaggtttaaatttagggtttagatacagaaaaattaattttcaaaaataaataaataaataaatggcaaacaaaataaatcaaaatagacAAGTACAAGTATGAGAGAAAACTATACAATCCACCAAgagtttaaaaacaataaaataataaataataaataataaataaaataccacTGTCACTTAGGAAACAATGAACAAAACAACCAACTAGCTGTCAATTAGTGTTACTAAAAGGAGTTGAACTCTGAACTCTCACTCAAAATAAATGAGTTGCCACCTTTCTGCTATGGAGGTGCAATAAAGGTTTTTAATTTACTAACTtcagatgttttttttttcatttaaaaatcaaataaaattttatgacatgcaattttattttatgatgatATGTGGTCTCtcacatatatttaattttaacattgaacttTCAATTCCATAATTCTAGTGCCtggtcacaaaaaaataaaataaaaataaaaataaaaataaaaataaaaataaataataaataataaataaataaaaactaatgctAAAATGTCTGATTTAAAAGATTACCttagaaattaatatatatatatatatatacatatatatatgtaaatatatatattgtagcaAGGAATACACAAAGAAGGTTAATTACTAAACTAGGAAAgacatgcaaacaaatatattaCATATGAGCAACAACATTCTTTCCTTAAGAACAATTTAAGTATGTCTACTACAACAAAAAGCAAGCCTAGAAAAACCAACCCTAACATATCTCTAAATTAAAGCTTTCCACAATCATAATATGTCTTCTTAATCAAAGTCCTAGCCATAATTCCAACCAACATCTTCTCTGTCAGAAATCTTGTGAATGCATTATCACTTTGTTGAATCCTTCCAAATACATAAGAAGTGAAAATAAGATCAAAGCCCCTCCATTTTCTTTCTGCAACATAATTCTCCAACCCTGATTTAAGTCTAacacactcatcttcttttgcATCTTCATTGTCATTTTCCTTCAAAGCTTCAGCCAAGCATCTCGCAAGCACGACGGCGTCCTCTAATGCCGCACAACCTCCTTGGCCTAGATCGGGTGTCATCGGATGCAATGCATCGCCGGCCACGGTAACATTTCCTTTACATATGTTCCTCCAAAGGAGCTCCGATGGCCACCGGAATTTTAGTGGGAAGGATACCAAATCACCCATGTCGCTCTTTTCGATAACTTGTATGaaattttgcgacacatttGCTTCTTGCATTTTGGTTATCACAAATTGCCTCATCTTTGTCACATCCTTCTCCATTTCCTTGTCTAACAAatcaagagaaggaaaaaaagtgTTTTGTCTAGTTATGTTTTGAATCTTATTATGAACATACAATGGGTTAAACTAACTTTGGTTTTTGTACTATGATGCAATGTTCTTGTATGATgataagtaaaagaaaaaaaaaaatcaaaattgtgAAAACAACCACCAGTAAAAAGGAGAAGATGATTCCATTATGTTAGAAATTAAGTACACTGGTGGCGGCTTAATTTGCCAAAGtcattacataataataaaacagAGCCATATCACTTAAATTCTCTGGATATATAGATTCATACAAAATTTGATTCATAAACTCTAATAGTTCTAATTCAtgtatttctattttctttttattcgaTTTAATCTTGAAACATGATATCTTCTCTTTTGTGGCACATAGATTGTCAAtagaaatgataattttttttttattaacacaGAATGTGTCTagttgaagaaaagaaaagaaaaatgaaagtttgcaaatcaaatcaaacattTTAAAGTAGAGAAACGAAAAAATAAACACCATGCCTTGTTTGTATGTCCATAGATAAATATGTAGAGTGAAACTTGCCTTTTGATGATGAAGACCAAGTGAAGTACCAATACATGCTTTTCTCATCGCAAGGCATTATGCCAGCCCGGAAACCTTGTCCAAAGAATTGAACAAACTCAGAGTTGAACCCATGGCCATCAGGAAACTCAGAAAAACCTCTAGTTGCTGACCGGCCGGCAAATGATGGCTTCTTCAGTCCTAACCATTCAGCTACTACCGAGTTCACTCCGTCGCAGCCGATCAGTACCTGTTAATTACCAACAGAAAGAAAGACGATGATTTATGTTCTTAGTAActagaaatcataataaaataattgcaaGACAGCGACTTTAAAGTTttctcttcatttcttcttgtttttttatgtattgatATCAGAGTTGTtgctaatttttcattcatttgtgTCACTGATATTGATATTTTGGTACCATAAATTTGATCATTTTGGTTTCCGAGTTTCATAGTTTTGAGTAGTGAATAGAGAACAACAGAAATGATGGGAAGACAACATCAGAggtaaatttatataaaaatacactGAAACAATCAAGAGATTAATATAACTTCTAGCTCCTTTTTGTTTCATTCCTATTGATATTTACATTCCTTGATTCTCATCAATTAGTTTTCCTTACTGGATTTCGGCCTATTATCGATTAGATTTACTGATACTACCATGCAGTACCATAGTCATAGAACTAAACAACCAACAAATTATAAACCTCATCCCAAATAGTTTTACTGATACTGGTATTCAGATAACTTATCTTGTATATATCAATTAGAACTCATGTTAGACATATGTCCATACCGTAGTTTTCATTATGGACTAAAGTACAGCAAAGATGAAAAGACAACAATTAATGACAGAGATATGCTATATACAAATGTAATGAAACAACAAAGAGATTTCTAATTTTTCATCTGTTAGTTTCATTAATGCCAATATTTAAATGCCTCAGTTTTCACTATTTTGCTTTTCTGTCAGATTTGTGCATACCATATATAGGTTTCAGTTGTGAattgaaaacaacaaaataagcgATAAATTCTTAacttttcattgatttcttttaccttattttcatcaattattttcattgttagATATATAAGATCAGAGGTGAACTCTATCTACACAAACATACAGAAATAATCAAGAGATTGCAAACATATAGTTCATTAATTTTACTGATTCTTCTCATATGCATATACTTTCTCTTCTCATCAATTTATGTTTTGTATGGAATATTGCATAACCACAAACAAATACACCGGATTATCATAGTAGGATCAGtaacttttcattcattgattctTATCGATAATTAGAAATCACATTACCTTAGTCCTCAATGTCGAGCCATTTGCTAAATGTAAGACTTTCAAGTTCCCGGATTCCTCGATTAATACAACCTTTGATGAGTAACGAATTGTACCACTTGGAAGCTCCTTTGCAAGTGTTTCTAACAGCAAATCTCTCCTCACACACCGCATTTCAGGCCCTTCACTGCAATTCTCAGAAATTTTGCATGTTTACAGTATATTGTCGACAATTTAACATCGGCTTGGATTACAAGTAGGTAGTTAGATTTTGCGTAAATCCAAGTTATATTTTGCACTAGTGAGTCATTATAGTCCCATGTTTAGGATTGGGAGGTCACATCTCTTGTAAATATTGATTTGTTCACTTTATCGAACAAAAAAACAACTGATTTATCACAAAATGACAGCTTGATTTATAACCAACTACAAAAATAACcacattttttgtttatttcttttgaaacaAAGTGGTTGACAAACAACTCACCTTGTTTTGAATGGTATTTGGAAAGTAATTGCTCCAGCAGATGCAGAATATATACCCAATCTgaagataaaattttttaaaatatatatatatatatatataaacaaagatgatcaatagacacacacatatattatatatacaagatAATAATCTAAATTAGTTTTAGCAATTACCCTTCAAGCCGGAGATGATGCTGCCGGAGCTCGCCGGCGATGCCAAGAGCTTCCAAAGCTTTCCAAGCATTTGTCCATGTTGAGAAGGCAAATCCTGCAGCTCTCAACGCTTCTGATGATTCCAACACTACACTCTTCACTCCTTTcctgtatatatttatatatatatatgaacatcaTGAATTCAACCAacatatatagacatatatggatatatattatgtacaattgaaaaagtaattatatatttcttcattggaattaattaattacctgtGGAGTCCTAGTGCAGTGGCAAGGCCACAAAGACCAGCACCAATAATGACAACATCTTCAATGGTTTCCATGGAATTAGAAAAAGCTTTGTTGGGGCTTGAATTAGAAGTTTATTAATCAGATGAGAACTGAGAAGAAGGGTTTCCAGACTGATGTATGAAGATAAATTAGTAAAGGACTCATGAGTCAATGGAAAAATTTGACTATCAAAGCCAgtataaaactattattattattagtgaaaattgccaaaaaaacaccCTAAGTttccaatattttcaaaaacaccCTCTTAATTTGAGAATTCTTAAaaaccccttttttttaaattcaatgttttccaacccccaaagcatgtaacggtggttaacagAGTGATTTTTATGGACAAAATTGCCCGCgcatgggaagtcgtggcaCTGCAATCATTTCGGCGGTTTAAGAGAAAGTGGCGttagggtaatcccaagagaGGACTTTAGTGGagccgtatacttgttttttctcaactcgcctcttcagcttttccctttccgaagttgtctctactggAACATCCTCTAcaattttagcttttttttttccaccggtgtctcgaaggagaagtctcgcgcaagtattcggcattttaTCAAtatgcaatctaaggt is a window from the Dioscorea cayenensis subsp. rotundata cultivar TDr96_F1 chromosome 2, TDr96_F1_v2_PseudoChromosome.rev07_lg8_w22 25.fasta, whole genome shotgun sequence genome containing:
- the LOC120280645 gene encoding monooxygenase 2-like, encoding MEAIEDIVIVGAGLAGLATALGLYRKGVRSVVLESSEVLRAAGFAFTTWTNAWKALDALGIGDELRRHHIRLEGLAIYSASSGAITSKRPIKPSEGIEIRNVRRDLLLETLAKELPSDTIRYSSKVVLIEESGNLKVLHLADGSILKTKVLIGCDGVNSVVSRWLGLKKPSFAGRSATRGFTNFPDGHGFSPEFVQYFGEGFRAGTLPCDEKSIYWFFTWFSSSKDNEMEKDATKMRQFVITKMKEANVPQNFIEVVERSDMSGLVSSPLRFRWPLELLWGNVCKGNVTVAGDALHPMTPDLGQGGCSALEDGVVLARCLAEAFKEDNNEGAKEEHVRIRSGLEKYVAERKWRGFDLVTTAYVLGTLQQSDNPFISFLREKVLAGIMARTLIKKSYYDCGMI
- the LOC120270316 gene encoding monooxygenase 2-like isoform X1; translated protein: METIEDVVIIGAGLCGLATALGLHRKGVKSVVLESSEALRAAGFAFSTWTNAWKALEALGIAGELRQHHLRLEGLGIYSASAGAITFQIPFKTSEGPEMRCVRRDLLLETLAKELPSGTIRYSSKVVLIEESGNLKVLHLANGSTLRTKVLIGCDGVNSVVAEWLGLKKPSFAGRSATRGFSEFPDGHGFNSEFVQFFGQGFRAGIMPCDEKSMYWYFTWSSSSKDKEMEKDVTKMRQFVITKMQEANVSQNFIQVIEKSDMGDLVSFPLKFRWPSELLWRNICKGNVTVAGDALHPMTPDLGQGGCAALEDAVVLARCLAEALKENDNEDAKEDECVRLKSGLENYVAERKWRGFDLIFTSYVFGRIQQSDNAFTRFLTEKMLVGIMARTLIKKTYYDCGKL
- the LOC120270316 gene encoding monooxygenase 2-like isoform X2, which codes for METIEDVVIIGAGLCGLATALGLHRKGVKSVVLESSEALRAAGFAFSTWTNAWKALEALGIAGELRQHHLRLEGEGPEMRCVRRDLLLETLAKELPSGTIRYSSKVVLIEESGNLKVLHLANGSTLRTKVLIGCDGVNSVVAEWLGLKKPSFAGRSATRGFSEFPDGHGFNSEFVQFFGQGFRAGIMPCDEKSMYWYFTWSSSSKDKEMEKDVTKMRQFVITKMQEANVSQNFIQVIEKSDMGDLVSFPLKFRWPSELLWRNICKGNVTVAGDALHPMTPDLGQGGCAALEDAVVLARCLAEALKENDNEDAKEDECVRLKSGLENYVAERKWRGFDLIFTSYVFGRIQQSDNAFTRFLTEKMLVGIMARTLIKKTYYDCGKL